One window from the genome of Paraconexibacter algicola encodes:
- a CDS encoding CGNR zinc finger domain-containing protein, protein MQLRGLDERTDLDLPEELELPLRSGAPYWYWLGGRPSLDLVNTRRERWRRGVETLCSAADLGAWLHTAGLMDRVPARVGRDVLDVLDEARALREAIDRLVLATVTPEPARRDDVALVDEWLAFAGTRPQLRLADSGLVVLGERAAADSPRRALGVLAQDAATMLGTDAGRARVRICAADDCSARFYDRSPAGRRRWCSMRTCGNAAKARRHRARARGDS, encoded by the coding sequence ATGCAGCTGCGGGGTCTCGACGAACGCACCGACCTCGACCTCCCCGAGGAGCTCGAGCTGCCGCTGCGCTCCGGCGCGCCCTACTGGTACTGGCTGGGCGGGCGGCCCTCCCTCGACCTCGTCAACACCCGGCGCGAGCGCTGGCGCCGCGGCGTCGAGACGCTCTGCAGCGCCGCCGACCTCGGCGCCTGGCTGCACACCGCCGGGCTCATGGACCGCGTGCCCGCCCGGGTCGGGCGCGACGTGCTCGACGTGCTCGACGAGGCGCGGGCGCTGCGCGAGGCGATCGACCGGCTCGTCCTCGCCACCGTCACACCCGAGCCCGCCCGCCGCGACGACGTCGCCCTCGTCGACGAGTGGCTCGCCTTCGCCGGGACCCGCCCGCAGCTGCGCCTGGCGGACTCCGGCCTCGTCGTGCTCGGCGAGCGCGCCGCCGCCGACTCGCCCCGCCGCGCGCTCGGCGTGCTCGCGCAGGACGCGGCGACGATGCTCGGCACCGACGCCGGCCGCGCCCGCGTGCGGATCTGCGCCGCCGACGACTGCAGCGCCCGCTTCTACGACCGCTCCCCCGCCGGACGACGCCGCTGGTGCTCGATGCGCACCTGCGGCAACGCCGCCAAGGCCAGGCGCCACCGCGCCCGCGCCCGGGGGGACTCATGA
- a CDS encoding MFS transporter: MSGEERAHTLRYRWVVLAVGALGAGAFNSLRMGLPAISPELRSTYALSLPEVGLAFTALSVGVLVTLVPWGLLSDRIGERPVMTVGLTGTAAALLLAASARSFGALLAAFALAGMFGASATGASGRAVMGWFPRRERGFALGIRQMALPLGGAIAAVTLPALAHRGGLELALHALAGACAGAAVAAAIWLRPAPPLPAWQAARIAAAHAGEPPPTRDPRAWRLGAGSALLVTAQAALIGFLVLYLVDVEGLAPGPAAAALAATQFAGAMSRIVAGRSSDRAGARLPLLRRIARRNALLLAAVAALVALGTPLAIPLALAATVSTMSWNGLAFTAAGEISGRDRAGVAMSLQNTIVALGTTVAPAVFGLVVASTSWALGFALVAVAPALAVVVLAPLEGDETARNARRERARRSRPPGGDGPERLSTTTLGGSPA; the protein is encoded by the coding sequence ATGAGCGGCGAGGAGCGCGCCCACACGCTGCGCTACCGCTGGGTCGTGCTCGCCGTCGGCGCGTTGGGCGCCGGGGCGTTCAACTCGCTGCGGATGGGCCTCCCCGCGATCTCCCCCGAGCTGCGGTCCACCTACGCGCTGTCGCTCCCCGAGGTCGGCCTCGCGTTCACCGCGCTCAGCGTCGGCGTACTCGTCACGCTCGTCCCCTGGGGCCTGCTGAGCGACCGGATCGGGGAGCGGCCCGTCATGACCGTGGGCCTCACCGGCACCGCCGCGGCGCTGCTGCTCGCCGCGTCCGCCCGCAGCTTCGGCGCGCTGCTCGCCGCCTTCGCCCTCGCCGGCATGTTCGGGGCCAGCGCGACCGGAGCGTCCGGTCGCGCCGTCATGGGCTGGTTCCCGCGGCGCGAGCGCGGCTTCGCCCTCGGCATCCGGCAGATGGCCCTGCCGCTCGGCGGGGCGATCGCCGCGGTCACGCTGCCCGCGCTCGCCCACCGCGGCGGCCTCGAGCTCGCGCTGCACGCCCTCGCCGGGGCGTGCGCCGGGGCGGCCGTCGCCGCCGCGATCTGGCTGCGCCCCGCGCCGCCCCTGCCCGCGTGGCAGGCCGCCCGGATCGCCGCCGCGCACGCGGGCGAGCCGCCCCCCACGCGCGACCCGCGCGCCTGGCGGCTCGGCGCCGGCAGCGCCCTGCTCGTCACCGCGCAGGCCGCGCTCATCGGCTTCCTCGTGCTGTACCTCGTCGACGTCGAGGGCCTCGCCCCCGGGCCGGCCGCCGCCGCCCTCGCCGCGACCCAGTTCGCGGGGGCGATGAGCCGCATCGTCGCCGGCCGCAGCAGCGACCGGGCCGGCGCGCGCCTGCCGCTCCTGCGCCGCATCGCGCGCCGCAACGCGCTCCTGCTCGCCGCCGTCGCGGCGCTCGTCGCGCTCGGCACGCCGCTGGCGATCCCGCTCGCGCTCGCCGCGACCGTCTCGACGATGTCGTGGAACGGCCTGGCCTTCACCGCCGCGGGCGAGATCTCCGGCCGCGACCGCGCCGGGGTCGCCATGAGCCTGCAGAACACGATCGTCGCGCTCGGCACCACGGTCGCCCCCGCGGTCTTCGGGCTCGTCGTCGCGTCCACCTCGTGGGCGCTCGGCTTCGCGCTCGTCGCCGTCGCGCCCGCCCTCGCCGTCGTCGTCCTCGCGCCCCTGGAGGGCGACGAGACCGCCCGCAACGCGCGCCGCGAACGCGCGCGGCGATCGCGCCCGCCGGGCGGCGACGGCCCGGAGCGCCTGTCCACCACCACCCTCGGAGGGTCACCCGCATGA
- a CDS encoding CbtA family protein: protein MTWAPIRRGVVVGVLAGLLAGLFAYLVGEPLVQDAIDIEESKAAAHAGLTFIPAHISDVVVSRDAQRGGLFLGNVLYGVAMGLIFAVVFLAVRGRGRARSDWQLSLVIAGCAFVALVALPFVKYPANPPAVGDPDTIGDRTAYYVILLVAGALSVLAAIRVGRLAESGGEEPWRRPLAMVLTFGVLALVLVLALPDVDEVPSDFPASLLWQFRLSSLGTQLVFWTSLGIGYGIAADRALRPAAARAAVTT from the coding sequence ATGACCTGGGCTCCCATCCGCCGGGGGGTCGTCGTCGGCGTGCTCGCCGGGCTGCTCGCCGGCCTGTTCGCGTACCTCGTCGGCGAGCCGCTCGTGCAGGACGCCATCGACATCGAGGAGTCGAAGGCCGCCGCGCACGCCGGCCTGACCTTCATCCCCGCCCACATCTCCGACGTCGTCGTCTCCCGGGACGCGCAGCGCGGAGGCCTGTTCCTCGGCAACGTCCTCTACGGCGTCGCCATGGGCCTGATCTTCGCGGTCGTGTTCCTCGCGGTCCGCGGCCGCGGCCGCGCCCGCAGCGACTGGCAGCTGTCGCTCGTCATCGCCGGCTGCGCGTTCGTGGCGCTCGTCGCGCTCCCGTTCGTGAAGTACCCGGCCAACCCGCCCGCCGTCGGCGACCCCGACACGATCGGGGACCGCACCGCCTACTACGTGATCCTGCTCGTCGCCGGCGCCCTGTCGGTGCTCGCCGCGATCCGCGTCGGCCGGCTCGCCGAGAGCGGCGGGGAGGAGCCGTGGCGCCGGCCGCTGGCGATGGTCCTGACGTTCGGGGTGCTCGCGCTCGTCCTCGTGCTCGCGCTGCCCGACGTCGACGAGGTGCCGTCGGACTTCCCGGCGTCGCTGCTGTGGCAGTTCCGGCTCAGCTCGCTGGGCACGCAGCTCGTCTTCTGGACGTCGCTGGGGATCGGCTATGGCATCGCCGCCGACCGGGCGCTGCGCCCCGCCGCCGCGCGGGCCGCGGTGACGACCTAG
- a CDS encoding CbtB domain-containing protein has translation MNTTAAPTPVPVRDLLPAIVAAAAMLVLLYLVQFDQGAVSQTGSFLHELVHDARHLLGVPCH, from the coding sequence ATGAACACCACCGCTGCGCCCACGCCCGTCCCCGTCCGCGATCTGCTCCCCGCGATCGTCGCGGCGGCCGCGATGCTGGTGCTGCTGTACCTCGTCCAGTTCGACCAGGGCGCCGTCTCGCAGACCGGCAGCTTCCTGCACGAGCTGGTCCACGACGCCCGGCACCTGCTGGGCGTGCCCTGCCACTAG
- a CDS encoding 4Fe-4S dicluster domain-containing protein: MAYVIAEPCVGTKDNSCVEVCPVDCIHPTPDEPDYDKVDQLYIDPEECIDCDACVEACPVDAAFAEDQLPDEWAKFVQINQEYFAGK; encoded by the coding sequence ATGGCCTACGTCATCGCGGAGCCCTGCGTCGGAACCAAGGACAACTCCTGCGTGGAGGTCTGCCCGGTCGACTGCATCCACCCGACGCCCGACGAGCCCGACTACGACAAGGTCGATCAGCTCTACATCGACCCGGAGGAGTGCATCGACTGCGACGCGTGCGTCGAGGCGTGCCCGGTCGACGCGGCGTTCGCCGAGGACCAGCTCCCGGACGAGTGGGCGAAGTTCGTGCAGATCAACCAGGAGTACTTCGCCGGAAAGTAG
- a CDS encoding histidine phosphatase family protein — protein MRRLVLVRHARTAAVRAAGFPTDDEPLDATGVAAARAGAAAVAAAGWARDGALRSPLPRAGETAALLGLPDATPVAALAEADFGRWAGRTLAEVAAGDPDAVTAWMTDPAAAPHGGESLADVVARVGAWLDTRAAPGGPEGRMLAVTHGGVVKAALVHALGAPLDAFWRLDVAPLGVTELHAHDGRWTVAGVNRPLVAAPAPAADAAVTPDRRGREPRALGAVWGGR, from the coding sequence GTGCGACGGCTGGTGCTGGTCCGGCACGCGCGCACCGCCGCGGTGCGCGCCGCCGGCTTCCCCACCGACGACGAGCCGCTGGACGCGACCGGCGTGGCCGCCGCCCGCGCCGGGGCCGCCGCGGTCGCCGCCGCGGGCTGGGCGCGCGACGGCGCGCTGCGCTCCCCCCTGCCGCGGGCGGGCGAGACCGCCGCGCTGCTGGGCCTGCCCGACGCGACGCCCGTCGCCGCCCTGGCCGAGGCCGACTTCGGACGCTGGGCGGGGCGCACCCTCGCCGAGGTCGCCGCGGGGGACCCCGACGCGGTCACCGCCTGGATGACCGATCCCGCCGCGGCGCCGCACGGCGGCGAGTCGCTGGCCGACGTCGTCGCGCGGGTCGGCGCGTGGCTCGACACGCGGGCCGCGCCCGGCGGGCCGGAGGGCCGGATGCTCGCGGTCACGCACGGCGGCGTGGTGAAGGCCGCGCTCGTCCACGCGCTCGGCGCGCCGCTCGACGCGTTCTGGCGCCTGGACGTCGCGCCGCTCGGCGTGACCGAGCTGCACGCGCACGACGGCCGCTGGACCGTCGCCGGGGTCAACCGGCCGCTCGTCGCCGCCCCCGCCCCCGCAGCCGACGCGGCCGTCACGCCCGACCGCCGCGGCCGCGAGCCGCGCGCGCTCGGCGCGGTCTGGGGCGGCCGATGA
- a CDS encoding NAD(P)H-binding protein, translating to MLLLTGATGTTGAALLRRLTAAGVPTRVLVRDPKRLGPERVRVQIALGDLSDPPSFRNALRGVRTVVHLAAASRDQEQGSIEELGGIATWRMVEAAEKAGVEHFVFFSALGASAHNRTRFLRSKAHAEEAVRSSGLRHTIFAPSMVYAPGDEAMTLIARLALLPVVPMSGRGRAHFQPIWGDDAADCVMSVLGYPPVGATGELPVANGSPYVPTENARYELAGPDTITGREMFELAVRATGRPRPVVPVPTAVTYRVLRAAEMLVSHRALATWDEAELLEVSMTSRSGTADAERLGVRPRRMAAVLGAA from the coding sequence ATGCTGCTGCTCACCGGAGCGACCGGCACGACCGGCGCGGCGCTGCTGCGCCGCCTCACCGCCGCGGGCGTCCCCACGCGCGTCCTCGTGCGCGATCCCAAGCGGCTCGGGCCCGAGCGCGTGCGGGTGCAGATCGCGCTCGGCGACCTCTCCGACCCGCCGTCCTTCCGCAACGCGCTGCGCGGCGTGCGGACCGTCGTGCACCTCGCCGCCGCCAGCCGCGACCAGGAGCAGGGCTCGATCGAGGAGCTCGGCGGGATCGCCACCTGGCGCATGGTCGAGGCCGCGGAGAAGGCCGGGGTCGAGCACTTCGTGTTCTTCAGCGCGCTCGGCGCGTCCGCGCACAACCGCACGCGGTTCCTGCGCTCCAAGGCCCACGCCGAGGAGGCGGTCCGCTCCAGCGGGCTGCGCCACACGATCTTCGCGCCGTCGATGGTCTACGCCCCCGGCGACGAGGCGATGACGCTCATCGCCCGCCTGGCGCTGCTGCCGGTCGTGCCGATGAGCGGCCGCGGGCGCGCGCACTTCCAGCCGATCTGGGGCGACGACGCCGCCGACTGCGTGATGAGCGTCCTCGGCTACCCGCCGGTCGGCGCCACCGGCGAGCTGCCGGTCGCCAACGGCAGCCCGTACGTGCCGACCGAGAACGCCCGCTACGAGCTGGCCGGCCCGGACACGATCACCGGCCGCGAGATGTTCGAGCTCGCCGTCCGCGCCACCGGCCGTCCGCGGCCCGTCGTCCCGGTCCCGACCGCGGTCACCTACCGCGTGCTGCGCGCCGCCGAGATGCTCGTGTCCCACCGTGCGCTCGCCACGTGGGACGAGGCGGAGCTGCTCGAGGTCTCGATGACCTCGCGCTCGGGCACCGCCGACGCCGAGCGCCTCGGGGTCCGCCCGCGGCGTATGGCCGCGGTGCTCGGCGCGGCCTGA
- a CDS encoding sulfite oxidase-like oxidoreductase — MGITSKMIGERGRRQAGKLGIDPARVPPGQYLTERFPVLTVGRNPTVDMTRWDLKIWGEVDEPYTLTWEELHALPQTTVTVDIHCVTRWSKLDTTWTGVRVSDLLDRAGVRATGTHVMAHCDGGYTTNVPLEALRAPDVLVAHSYEGAPLEPDHGGPLRLLVPSRYFWKSAKFLRQLEVMPEDRQGFWELNGYHNDADPFTEQRHWF, encoded by the coding sequence ATGGGCATCACCTCCAAGATGATCGGCGAGCGCGGCCGGCGACAGGCCGGGAAGCTGGGGATCGACCCCGCCCGCGTCCCGCCCGGCCAGTACCTCACCGAGCGCTTCCCGGTGCTCACCGTCGGCCGCAACCCGACGGTCGACATGACCCGCTGGGACCTGAAGATCTGGGGCGAGGTCGACGAGCCCTACACGCTCACGTGGGAGGAGCTCCACGCGCTCCCGCAGACCACCGTCACCGTCGACATCCACTGCGTCACCCGCTGGTCGAAGCTCGACACCACCTGGACGGGCGTGCGCGTCAGCGACCTGCTCGACCGCGCGGGCGTCCGCGCGACCGGCACGCACGTCATGGCGCACTGCGACGGCGGCTACACGACCAACGTGCCGCTCGAGGCGCTGCGGGCCCCCGACGTGCTCGTCGCCCACAGCTACGAGGGCGCCCCGCTGGAGCCCGACCACGGCGGCCCGCTGCGGCTGCTCGTCCCCTCCCGCTACTTCTGGAAGTCCGCGAAGTTCCTGCGCCAGCTCGAGGTCATGCCCGAGGACCGGCAGGGTTTCTGGGAGCTCAACGGGTACCACAACGACGCGGACCCGTTCACCGAGCAGCGTCACTGGTTCTGA
- the bluB gene encoding 5,6-dimethylbenzimidazole synthase, which translates to MSRPPSSSDAFVRPPTPAGFDPSRAAERAADPRAWRFADDARAAVHAVIEQRRDIRRFRADAIPDDVLERVLTAGHRAPSVGLMQPTRFVVVRDRGTRSAMRTIAQRERLRQAERFDERAGHFLDQKIEGVVEAPIGLVVCCDRGEDGAEVFGRGTIPETDVYSTACAIQNVWLAARAEGLGVGWVSFYRPDDLRELLGIPARVEPMAWLCLGWPDERPVRPGLEAAGWAARLPLRDVVMEDRWDDAAPVSARARAAGASSSAGRDGLAGAGPDVRALVAARDRFDELVTPTGSLGALHAVVERWASITGAAPPAQLRAGVLVAAADHGHVGRGTSLFDGTVSGEILAATGRGETAVAVLCAAGGHRLLAADVGLRGPRVPGVRDLRIADGTADLVGEDALSAAQLRAALEAGATLVDELADAGVDCVVLGEIGIGNTTTAAALAAVLGVAGPERLVGRGTGSDHAGIARKRAAVEAVLTRVGGRALGGHEALRTAGGLELAALAGATARAAARRLPVVLDGYAASVSALCAVREEPLLAEHLIAGHRSAEPAHGLVLAELGLEPLLDLRLRLGEASGALLALPLIAQAGRLHREMGAFRERP; encoded by the coding sequence ATGTCCCGGCCCCCGTCGTCCTCCGACGCGTTCGTGCGCCCGCCGACCCCGGCGGGATTCGATCCGTCACGGGCCGCGGAGCGGGCGGCGGACCCTCGCGCGTGGCGGTTCGCGGACGACGCCCGTGCCGCGGTCCACGCGGTGATCGAGCAGCGCCGGGACATCCGTCGGTTCCGCGCGGACGCGATCCCCGACGACGTCCTCGAGCGCGTCCTGACCGCCGGCCACCGGGCGCCGAGCGTCGGGCTGATGCAGCCGACCCGGTTCGTGGTGGTGCGCGACCGGGGCACGCGCAGCGCGATGCGGACGATCGCGCAGCGGGAGCGTCTGCGACAGGCGGAGCGGTTCGACGAGCGCGCCGGGCACTTCCTGGACCAGAAGATCGAGGGGGTCGTGGAGGCCCCGATCGGCCTGGTCGTCTGCTGCGACCGCGGCGAGGACGGCGCCGAGGTGTTCGGCCGCGGCACGATCCCGGAGACCGACGTGTACTCGACGGCGTGCGCGATCCAGAACGTGTGGCTCGCCGCGCGGGCGGAGGGCCTGGGCGTCGGCTGGGTGAGCTTCTACCGGCCCGACGACCTGCGCGAGCTGCTCGGGATCCCGGCGCGGGTCGAGCCGATGGCGTGGCTGTGCCTCGGCTGGCCGGACGAGCGACCGGTGCGGCCGGGCCTGGAGGCCGCGGGCTGGGCGGCGCGCCTGCCGCTGCGGGACGTGGTGATGGAGGACCGCTGGGACGACGCCGCGCCGGTGAGCGCCCGCGCCCGAGCGGCCGGGGCCTCGTCCTCCGCCGGCCGTGACGGGCTCGCCGGTGCGGGGCCGGACGTCCGGGCGCTCGTCGCCGCCCGGGACCGCTTCGACGAGCTCGTCACGCCGACCGGGAGTCTCGGCGCCCTGCACGCGGTGGTCGAGCGGTGGGCGTCGATCACCGGCGCCGCCCCGCCCGCGCAGCTGCGCGCCGGGGTCCTGGTGGCGGCCGCCGACCACGGGCACGTCGGCCGCGGGACGAGCCTCTTCGACGGCACCGTGTCGGGGGAGATCCTCGCCGCCACCGGCCGCGGTGAGACCGCGGTCGCGGTGCTGTGCGCGGCGGGTGGTCACCGGCTGCTCGCGGCGGACGTCGGGCTGCGCGGACCGCGGGTGCCGGGCGTGCGGGACCTGCGGATCGCGGACGGCACGGCGGATCTCGTCGGCGAGGACGCGCTGTCGGCGGCGCAGCTGCGGGCGGCGCTCGAGGCGGGCGCGACGCTCGTCGACGAGCTCGCCGACGCGGGCGTCGACTGCGTCGTGCTCGGGGAGATCGGCATCGGCAACACGACGACCGCGGCGGCGCTGGCCGCGGTCCTCGGCGTGGCCGGCCCGGAGCGGCTGGTCGGGCGGGGCACCGGCAGCGACCACGCCGGGATCGCCCGCAAGCGCGCCGCGGTGGAGGCGGTCCTGACCCGGGTCGGCGGGCGCGCGCTCGGTGGCCATGAGGCGCTGCGGACGGCCGGGGGCCTGGAGTTGGCGGCGCTCGCCGGGGCGACCGCGCGCGCGGCGGCCCGCCGGCTGCCGGTCGTGCTGGACGGGTACGCGGCGAGCGTGTCGGCGCTGTGCGCGGTCCGGGAGGAGCCGCTCCTCGCCGAGCACCTGATCGCCGGTCACCGCTCCGCCGAGCCCGCGCACGGCCTCGTGCTCGCCGAGCTCGGCCTCGAGCCGCTGCTCGACCTGCGTCTGCGCCTCGGTGAGGCCTCGGGCGCCCTGCTCGCCCTCCCCCTGATCGCCCAGGCCGGCCGCCTGCACCGCGAGATGGGCGCCTTCCGCGAACGCCCCTGA
- a CDS encoding amidase: protein MPETAQDVLFRPVTELAAQVRSGELSSRELVQTSLDRIEALNPQLNAFVDVYDDALEEADGIAPGDPRPFAGVPIAIKNNRSIAGRRLTFAAELMGDFVAPTDHNTVRRLKDAGFVIVGSTTLPEYGILPVTETRRFGATRNPWDTGRTPGGSSGGSAAAVASGMVPIAHANDGGGSTRIPAACCGLVGLKPQRGRISLAPELGYQLLVQDGVLTRTVQETAELLDVLAGPELGDIAWAPAPEAPFAELARRDPGRLRIALVTRSPLEDATLDPVHAQALRDAAELLSGLGHEVVEVEDVPWTVPGVLQLFSASFGPALTMQMAFAGMVNGTEPSPQNMEPLSWAIWELCQGISATQAALADAQLQGFARAIVTFTAGYDLLLMPSLAEAPVPLGTIDACSATPMEDFARSGLFTPYTAISNLTGSPAISLPLYERPAGDPDAGLPVGVQLVGQPAGEGTLLAVGAQLEAAAPWAARRAPVS, encoded by the coding sequence ATGCCCGAGACCGCGCAGGACGTCCTCTTCCGCCCCGTCACCGAGCTGGCGGCGCAGGTCCGCTCCGGGGAGCTGTCGAGCCGCGAGCTCGTCCAGACCTCGCTCGACCGCATCGAGGCGCTGAACCCGCAGCTGAACGCCTTCGTCGACGTCTACGACGACGCCCTCGAGGAGGCGGACGGGATCGCGCCCGGCGACCCGCGCCCGTTCGCCGGGGTGCCGATCGCGATCAAGAACAACCGCTCGATCGCGGGCCGGCGCCTGACGTTCGCCGCCGAGCTCATGGGCGACTTCGTCGCGCCGACCGACCACAACACCGTCCGCCGCCTGAAGGACGCCGGGTTCGTGATCGTCGGCTCCACGACGCTGCCGGAGTACGGGATCCTCCCGGTCACCGAGACCCGCCGCTTCGGCGCGACCCGCAACCCCTGGGACACCGGCCGCACGCCGGGCGGCTCCTCCGGCGGCAGCGCGGCCGCGGTCGCCAGCGGCATGGTGCCGATCGCGCACGCCAACGACGGCGGCGGCTCCACCCGCATCCCGGCGGCGTGCTGCGGGCTCGTCGGCCTGAAGCCGCAGCGCGGCCGGATCTCCCTGGCTCCCGAGCTCGGGTATCAGCTGCTCGTGCAGGACGGGGTGCTCACCCGCACCGTCCAGGAGACCGCCGAGCTGCTCGACGTCCTCGCCGGACCGGAGCTCGGCGACATCGCCTGGGCCCCGGCGCCCGAGGCGCCGTTCGCGGAGCTCGCGCGCCGCGATCCGGGCCGGCTGCGGATCGCGCTCGTCACCCGCTCCCCGCTGGAGGACGCGACGCTCGACCCGGTGCACGCGCAGGCGCTGCGCGACGCGGCGGAGCTGCTCAGCGGCCTCGGCCACGAGGTCGTCGAGGTGGAGGACGTGCCCTGGACCGTGCCGGGGGTCCTGCAGCTGTTCAGCGCGTCGTTCGGCCCGGCGCTGACGATGCAGATGGCGTTCGCCGGGATGGTCAACGGCACCGAGCCGTCCCCGCAGAACATGGAGCCGCTGAGCTGGGCGATCTGGGAGCTCTGCCAGGGGATCAGCGCGACGCAGGCGGCGCTCGCCGACGCGCAGCTGCAGGGCTTCGCGCGGGCGATCGTCACCTTCACCGCCGGGTACGACCTGCTGCTGATGCCGTCGCTGGCGGAGGCGCCGGTGCCGCTGGGCACGATCGACGCGTGCTCGGCCACGCCGATGGAGGACTTCGCGCGCTCGGGCCTCTTCACCCCCTACACGGCGATCAGCAACCTGACGGGCTCCCCGGCGATCTCGCTGCCGCTGTACGAGCGTCCGGCGGGCGACCCGGACGCGGGCCTGCCCGTGGGCGTGCAGCTCGTCGGGCAGCCCGCGGGCGAGGGCACGCTGCTGGCGGTCGGCGCGCAGCTCGAGGCCGCCGCCCCCTGGGCGGCGCGCCGCGCCCCGGTCAGCTAG
- a CDS encoding MarR family winged helix-turn-helix transcriptional regulator, whose amino-acid sequence MATGTRQAPAVEAWRLVHELTGPARGWFLDTLRERDLSPPQWLALRRLSCGEPTPMGELAATLHCDNSNVTGIVDRLERRGLVERRAAEHDRRVKHLVITQDGRALHAEVTAALDAGPNPLAALPREEQRALRDLLRRAVAAQRAAADDD is encoded by the coding sequence ATGGCCACCGGCACCCGACAGGCCCCCGCGGTCGAGGCCTGGCGTCTCGTCCACGAGCTCACCGGGCCTGCGCGCGGCTGGTTCCTCGACACGCTGCGCGAGCGCGACCTCTCGCCGCCGCAGTGGCTGGCGCTGCGCCGCCTCAGCTGCGGCGAGCCGACCCCGATGGGCGAGCTCGCCGCGACGCTCCACTGCGACAACTCCAACGTCACCGGGATCGTCGACCGGCTGGAGCGGCGGGGCCTCGTCGAGCGCCGCGCCGCGGAGCACGACCGGCGCGTCAAGCACCTCGTCATCACGCAGGACGGTCGCGCGCTGCACGCCGAGGTCACCGCGGCGCTCGACGCCGGGCCGAACCCGCTGGCCGCGCTCCCCCGCGAGGAGCAGCGCGCCCTGCGGGACCTGCTGCGCCGCGCGGTCGCCGCACAGCGCGCCGCCGCCGACGACGACTAG
- a CDS encoding citrate synthase 2, whose amino-acid sequence MSDVQSGLEGVIAFATTIAEPDKEGGALRYRGVDLEDLVGSVPYEQVWGLLVDGTLRPGLAPAEPHPLLVRSGDHRVDVQSALAMLAPEYGYRPVIDISDEQARDDLARASAQALSFVAQSARGLGRPWVPQEEVDRVTTLAGRFLTRWRGEVDPAHEKAIDAYWIAAAEHGMNASTFTARVVTSTGADCAAALSAAVGALSGPLHGGAPSRVLAMIEGVERTGDAERWVRDALDRGERLMGFGHRVYRAEDPRARVLRRTASELGSPRYEVAAALEQAALAELQARKPDRVLATNVEFWSAVILDLAEVPADLFTPMFTCARVAGWSAHILEQKREARLIRPTARYVGEGPRPVGAV is encoded by the coding sequence ATGAGCGACGTCCAGTCCGGCCTCGAAGGCGTCATCGCCTTCGCCACCACCATCGCCGAGCCCGACAAGGAGGGTGGGGCGCTGCGCTACCGCGGCGTCGACCTCGAGGACCTCGTCGGCAGCGTCCCCTACGAGCAGGTCTGGGGTCTCCTCGTCGACGGGACCCTGCGGCCCGGCCTCGCGCCCGCGGAGCCGCACCCGCTGCTCGTGCGCTCCGGCGACCACCGCGTCGACGTCCAGAGCGCGCTGGCGATGCTCGCGCCCGAGTACGGCTACCGGCCCGTCATCGACATCAGCGACGAGCAGGCCCGCGACGACCTCGCCCGCGCGTCGGCGCAGGCGCTCTCGTTCGTCGCCCAGTCCGCCCGCGGGCTCGGCCGGCCGTGGGTGCCGCAGGAGGAGGTCGACCGCGTGACGACGCTCGCCGGCCGCTTCCTCACCCGCTGGCGCGGCGAGGTCGACCCGGCGCACGAGAAGGCGATCGACGCCTACTGGATCGCCGCCGCCGAGCACGGCATGAACGCCTCGACGTTCACCGCCCGCGTCGTCACCTCGACCGGGGCGGACTGCGCCGCGGCGCTCTCCGCCGCCGTCGGCGCCCTCTCCGGGCCGCTGCACGGTGGCGCGCCCTCCCGCGTGCTCGCGATGATCGAGGGCGTCGAGCGGACCGGGGACGCCGAGCGCTGGGTCAGGGACGCGCTCGACCGCGGCGAGCGGCTGATGGGCTTCGGCCACCGCGTCTACCGGGCCGAGGACCCGCGGGCGCGCGTGCTGCGCCGCACCGCGAGCGAGCTCGGCTCCCCCCGCTACGAGGTCGCCGCCGCGCTCGAGCAGGCGGCGCTCGCCGAGCTGCAGGCGCGCAAGCCCGACCGCGTCCTCGCGACGAACGTCGAGTTCTGGAGCGCGGTGATCCTCGACCTCGCCGAGGTGCCGGCGGACCTCTTCACCCCGATGTTCACCTGCGCGCGGGTCGCGGGCTGGTCCGCGCACATCCTCGAGCAGAAGCGCGAGGCGCGGCTGATCCGGCCGACCGCCCGGTACGTCGGCGAGGGGCCGCGCCCGGTCGGGGCGGTCTAG